A genomic stretch from Nilaparvata lugens isolate BPH chromosome 8, ASM1435652v1, whole genome shotgun sequence includes:
- the LOC111058425 gene encoding uncharacterized protein LOC111058425 encodes MVTKAVHVEVVSELTTKAFIAALIRFSSRRGIPHSIFSDNATTFVGANNELQDLHQFFESSKTQRDIHNYTSVLNIKWHFIPPRAPSFGGLWENAVKNFKKIFKVVTFNHILNFEDMTTFAAQIEAILNSRPLVPLTEDPQDLQYLSPGHFLVGRPLTALPFHCPPTTHVDNRCRWKLLQKITQELWDRWSKEYLVTLQRKHKWLTESDNLTVDTMVLLKDLNSAPSTWKLARIIETHPGADGKVRVVTVQTAHDRFKKAISSLAPLPAFEDD; translated from the coding sequence ATGGTCACGAAAGCAGTACACGTAGAAGTCGTCTCAGAGTTGACAACGAAAGCCTTTATTGCGGCACTCATACGCTTCTCATCACGTCGTGGTATTCCACACTCCATATTTTCGGACAATGCAACCACGTTTGTAGGTGCAAACAATGAACTACAAGATCTACATCAGTTCTTTGAGTCATCTAAAACTCAACGAGATATTCATAACTACACGTCAGTTCTCAATATCAAGTGGCACTTCATTCCACCTCGCGCCCCATcttttggaggtctgtgggagaATGCTGtcaagaatttcaagaaaattttcaaagtcgTCACATTCAATCATATTCTTAATTTTGAAGATATGACTACATTCGCAGCTCAAATTGAAGCTATCCTTAACTCTCGTCCACTCGTACCTCTTACAGAGGACCCTCAAGATCTTCAGTATCTCTCGCCAGGTCACTTCTTAGTTGGTCGCCCATTGACTGCGTTGCCTTTCCATTGCCCACCCACCACCCATGTCGATAACAGGTGTCGTTGGAAACTTCTTCAAAAAATCACTCAAGAACTTTGGGACAGATGGTCTAAGGAGTACTTAGTCACACTTCAACGCAAGCACAAATGGCTTACTGAATCGGACAATCTCACAGTTGACACCATGGTTCTTCTGAAAGATCTCAATTCTGCTCCTTCCACATGGAAGTTAGCTCGCATCATTGAAACCCATCCAGGTGCAGATGGAAAAGTTCGTGTTGTTACAGTGCAGACTGCACATGATAGGTTCAAGAAAGCCATCTCTAGTCTCGCTCCGCTTCcagcatttgaagatgattaA